TTGCTATTGCACCTCGGCACCATCTTGCCGATGGACTCGCATGAGGGCCTTCTCACCGAACGTTTCAGCTAGGCAGGAAGCCGTGCGTACGGAACCAAGCCACTTCATCACGCAGGGTCTCGATCACCGGCCGGAACTCCAGACCCAATTCTCGTGTGCTCTTCGCACAATCATAGCGAGAGCGATCATTCTCCGCTGCCACCGTTTTCGCCATGGCCCAACTCAAGAGGACCGGCTTGCCAGTTATCCGAGCGTAGAGTTCATTGCCAGCGCCGATCAGGTAAAGCAAAATGAGCGGAATGCGGCGCGTCGGTGCCTTTGCCGTGGTGGCTTGTGCGATCAAGGGTAACAAATCGGTCATGGTCATATGCTGTCCGGCGGCAAGGTAACGTTCGCCCCGTTGCCCCCGGCGGTTAGCCAGGATCATCGCCCGCGCCACATCGCGCGCATCGACCACCGAGAAGGAGCCGGGTGGAACACCGGGCAAGCGCTCGAGCGCCACGTCCAGCACCGTCTGGCCAGCCGAGGTCGGCCCGATATCCCCCGGCCCGTGCATCCAACCCGGTAGCACCATGGCCGCCCAGAAATCGGGATGTTTGTCGAGAAAATCGAGCACCACGCGGTCCGCCAGGATCTTGCTGCGATAATAATCATCGGCATCCCGCTCATCCCGCAACATGGACTCGTCTATGGTCTGTCCCTTCGCACCACGCAGTACAGCGACCGAGCTGGTATGGACGAAGCGCCGGACGCCGGCTCGATAAGCGTGATCGAGCAAGCCACGGGTTCCCGCGACATTGGCCGCGTAGAGCGCGTCCCAATGACTCCCGCCCTTGTAAGAGTCGCGGAAATAGGCCGCTGTGTGGAAAACCACGTCCACGCCCTTAAGCGCGTCAGCGAAACCCCGCACGTCGAGCATGTCGCCGGTGATGATCTCCAAATCCAGCCCGGCAAACTGCAATGTTGCTTTTTCGGGCGAGCGAACCAGCGCTCGCACGCTCCAGCCGTCGGCGATTAGTTCGCGGACCAGATTGTTGCCAAGGAGGCCGGTTGCGCCCGTCACGAAGGCAGTGGGCGCATGGGAATCATTATTGGGATAGTTCAGCATGAAAGTGTTCCATATTTGAGGGAACACCTCGTATAAGGCTGGACTAAGGTCCATGGTCAAGAGCTTGAGGGGTGAAATATGCTGATCGGAGAATTCGCCCAGCGGACAGGGTTGAGCCAGGACACTGTCCGATTTTATGTCCGCAAAGGTCTGCTCACGCCGCAACTCGGTGCCAAAGGTGGTCGCAATCCCTATCAGATCTTCACCGACCGGGACGCCTCGACGGTTCGGATGATCCGTTTCGCACAATCACTGGGTCTGCCACTCAAGGAGATCGCGGAGATTGCTACGGAACTCCAACGCGAGGGTTTATCGCCGGCGCGGGAAATCGAGATCATGAACATCCAGCTCGTCAAGCTTGAGCAGAAGGCAACCCAATTGGCCGAGCTGACCAATTACCTGCGGGCGAAGCGCGACTGGGTCGTATGCGGCAAGCCGGGCGATGAACCCCGATTTACCGATGACACGCTTTGCCTAATCCAGCGCCCGGTTTCCGGCTTCAGATGCACTTCTTCAGACGCGGATTGATTCCGGACAGGTTGGCTACCCCAACTCAGGGCAGCGCATTTCCACGGGCCTTTTTTCGGTGAGCGATTGCGGATATACCGCCCTTCTTTCCTGCTGTTGCAGCCTCCGAAATCTAATTTGGAAACACG
Above is a genomic segment from Ensifer canadensis containing:
- a CDS encoding SDR family oxidoreductase, with the translated sequence MLNYPNNDSHAPTAFVTGATGLLGNNLVRELIADGWSVRALVRSPEKATLQFAGLDLEIITGDMLDVRGFADALKGVDVVFHTAAYFRDSYKGGSHWDALYAANVAGTRGLLDHAYRAGVRRFVHTSSVAVLRGAKGQTIDESMLRDERDADDYYRSKILADRVVLDFLDKHPDFWAAMVLPGWMHGPGDIGPTSAGQTVLDVALERLPGVPPGSFSVVDARDVARAMILANRRGQRGERYLAAGQHMTMTDLLPLIAQATTAKAPTRRIPLILLYLIGAGNELYARITGKPVLLSWAMAKTVAAENDRSRYDCAKSTRELGLEFRPVIETLRDEVAWFRTHGFLPS
- a CDS encoding MerR family transcriptional regulator gives rise to the protein MLIGEFAQRTGLSQDTVRFYVRKGLLTPQLGAKGGRNPYQIFTDRDASTVRMIRFAQSLGLPLKEIAEIATELQREGLSPAREIEIMNIQLVKLEQKATQLAELTNYLRAKRDWVVCGKPGDEPRFTDDTLCLIQRPVSGFRCTSSDAD